The DNA window CCCTCCACAGATTCGCCATCGTGGGCCAGAACGAGCCGATTGATCCGGGCCGCATGGATCCCCTCTGCCATAACGGCAAGATCCCTGACCAGCACGGGCCGCGCCAATCCCCACCTCCAGACAAGGTCCCGCGCGGCAAAGTCCCCTGCGATCCTGCCTGACAAGGGATGCGCCGGGTCATAGTCTGCGTGGAAGGTCCCGGAAATCTCCCCATGGAGAAGGTCGTTTCTCTGTAAAAGGCGATCGAGCGACCGTCCATTCAGCTCACCAGAAAAACCCACGGAAAAGGACCTGTCCGGAGGGCCGTGAAAGTCAAGGGAGAAATCCCCCACGCTCGCCCCGTCACGGACCGAGATGGCCCGTATGGAGACCGCGCCTTTGTGGACATCAAGGTCGATGGACGCCACAGGCGCCGGCGTTCCCCTGGGCGCGTCAGGAGAGATATCCCCCTTGACAGAGACCGGCCCCTCACCCCAGGAGATCCTGAGATCGTCCACCTTGCAGGGCACAGCAGGCATATAGGGCTCCGGGATCCAGCCCTTCTCCTCCACCCAGCGGGCGATGCCCTCGCGGGCGGTCCCGGCGAGAACGAGCTTTCCGCGCCATTTACGGAATAGGTCATGGCTGAGATCCCCTGAAACCTGGATGGGCTGGCCGTCCAGTTCCCCGGTGATCGACCGGAGCGAGAGGGATCCCCGGGTGATCGTTCCCGAGCCGGACTTGACGCTGGCAGCCCCCGGAAGGAGCGGAGAGACGAACGTGACGCCTGGACGGGCCCTTGCGCTCAGCCGGAACTCCCATTTGTCCGGGGCCTCAGGCCCGCCAAGAAAGGAGCCGTCCTCCACATCCATACGCCCCCCTGCTGTGGTCACGACCCTGGAGATGGCCCCTGCGATCTTTGGGAACGAGGCGAGCCAACCGCGAAGCGGGCCTACGTCAACTGACCCGGAAACGGACTGGATCTCGATGCGGATCCCATCCTTCCACGTGACCGATCCTGCGGACGCCTTCACCTCGTGAGGACCCAGGAGACCCGAAAGGCCCTCCCACGAAACCTGGTCGTGAGATATGACCACCTCACCTCCCCGTGGAGAGACGGGCCAAGGAAGGCGCCCGTAGGAAACGGCACAGTCCGCCTCTTTAATCCCGATGCGGACGGACGGCCTTTCCCTGTCATCCCCGATGGAAAGATGTATGGACGCCTCGCCCGTCACCTCCCCGATGCGGGGAATCTCCTCCCGGACGACACCCTGGCTGAAGATCCTCTCGAGAAGGGGCGGGACCTCAGAGACCTTTCCACGAAAATCCCCTTCAAGGCGAAAGGCCTTGTCCTTCTGCGTGAGCCTTAAGACGAGGTCCCCATTTTCACCTTCTATGCCCCCCAATCGGGCCGAAAGTCCTGACCCCGAAAGGAGGCCGTCTTCGATGCGTATGGGGCCGGAAACCTGATCAAGGAGGAGATCCGGCCGTGGGACATGGATCTCGGCGCCTTGGAGGAGGGCGGTGACCGTCATGGCTTCGAGCCTTCCGAGCTCCGAGGACCTTCCGGTAAAACGGTACCGCGCCTCCCTGGCCACGCCTCCACGGACCACGTCGCAGACCTCGCTGACCCGTTTCTCTCCTCCGAAAAGGGTGAGGAGCTTTTCACGGATGCCTCCGAGATCCGCATCCGCAAAAGTAAGGTCCACGTCCCAGAGGCCCGTTTCATCCTCGCCCTGCGTCCGGGAAAGGGTCCCTTTCAGGGAAAGGCTGGGATCCGTGGCCTTGAGTTCTGAGATCTCGATGCCGAGCCCTTTCCCGTTGCGCTTCACCACGGCATTGAAATAACCACAAGAAAAGGCGAGATTCCTTCCCTGCGGACGAAAAGTGAGACAGGGGGCCTCCCCGGAGAGGCGGGCGGTGAATACATCCGTCCCCTTCCCTTCCATGTGGACATGCACAGAAAGCCCGGAATCCACGAGTGTGAAACCGTTTCCTGAATGGTCCTTGGGGATGATGAGATGGGGCCTGAGCCCATCCCCCAGAAACGTCGCCTTGTAGGAGCGGTCAAGGGGCCGGTAAACCCCCTTTACATCCGCGTTCTTGACAAAGGGGGCGCGGAACGAGCCCTCGAAAGAGATCTCGTCCTTCGAAAAGGAGGCCTCTACGGAAACGCCCGTGCCGGCAAGGACATCCTTTCGGAAGCGATCCGCCCATTTAGCCCCTTCGTCACATGCGACACTCCCATCCTGGATGGCGATCCGGGTGATGGGAAATTTTTCAGGCAGTCCCCCTACTCCAGGCCCTTCTGGCAGGCCTTTCACGCGGACGACCGGGGAATCGAGATCGAGGGCAACGAGGAAACGCATGGAAAAGAGGGAACGCACATCCGGACGGATTAGGACCAAAGGTGCCTCTACCGAGACCTCCCGTGTATCGACCCTGACGGTCGAGACCCTGAGACCAGGTGCGGGGAGCCATCTCCACTCGGCCTTCCCGAACGTGACGGTCCCCCTGATCTCCCTGGAGACGGCATCCAGGGCATCTGCAGTCATCCTCTTGAGGGGAAGGAAAAAGGGGGCGAGCAGGACGACTGCTACGAGTGCGGCAAGGACGGAAAAGGCGACAGCGGCCCGCTTACGCATAAAAGGGAAGGATCCGGTCGAGGAGCCGCCTCAGGGCCGGAATCTTGTGGGCAAGGGGGCCTGTACAGAGCGCATCGAGATTTGCAAGGGCCGCCGGGATATACTCGCGGAACCGTGCCCTCCCCTTTACGAGGGCAAGGTGCGCATAGGCGCCGAGGGCCTGGAGCATCCGCAGGACGGCAAGTACCTGAAGGCCTTCGCTGAAGCGGATCGGATCCATCGA is part of the Deltaproteobacteria bacterium genome and encodes:
- a CDS encoding AsmA-like C-terminal region-containing protein, which encodes MRKRAAVAFSVLAALVAVVLLAPFFLPLKRMTADALDAVSREIRGTVTFGKAEWRWLPAPGLRVSTVRVDTREVSVEAPLVLIRPDVRSLFSMRFLVALDLDSPVVRVKGLPEGPGVGGLPEKFPITRIAIQDGSVACDEGAKWADRFRKDVLAGTGVSVEASFSKDEISFEGSFRAPFVKNADVKGVYRPLDRSYKATFLGDGLRPHLIIPKDHSGNGFTLVDSGLSVHVHMEGKGTDVFTARLSGEAPCLTFRPQGRNLAFSCGYFNAVVKRNGKGLGIEISELKATDPSLSLKGTLSRTQGEDETGLWDVDLTFADADLGGIREKLLTLFGGEKRVSEVCDVVRGGVAREARYRFTGRSSELGRLEAMTVTALLQGAEIHVPRPDLLLDQVSGPIRIEDGLLSGSGLSARLGGIEGENGDLVLRLTQKDKAFRLEGDFRGKVSEVPPLLERIFSQGVVREEIPRIGEVTGEASIHLSIGDDRERPSVRIGIKEADCAVSYGRLPWPVSPRGGEVVISHDQVSWEGLSGLLGPHEVKASAGSVTWKDGIRIEIQSVSGSVDVGPLRGWLASFPKIAGAISRVVTTAGGRMDVEDGSFLGGPEAPDKWEFRLSARARPGVTFVSPLLPGAASVKSGSGTITRGSLSLRSITGELDGQPIQVSGDLSHDLFRKWRGKLVLAGTAREGIARWVEEKGWIPEPYMPAVPCKVDDLRISWGEGPVSVKGDISPDAPRGTPAPVASIDLDVHKGAVSIRAISVRDGASVGDFSLDFHGPPDRSFSVGFSGELNGRSLDRLLQRNDLLHGEISGTFHADYDPAHPLSGRIAGDFAARDLVWRWGLARPVLVRDLAVMAEGIHAARINRLVLAHDGESVEGNGEVSVTDEGISFNLDIGGGRVSSGTIRDLLAPAPDGRDGKGTGGMEKGDDEGGWNVGVRSQVLLDAFELVRQGKGPLVFHPLKGVLVIEPTGRTRFDVTHADLCGLGVAGAVHWERGEMDVDVAVRSASGPQKAMPRLETTLSCLGLGQDIIEGDFTTDIQLSGRYPLWDSGSVAVSSSGGRIRRLTLLAKVFSVVNVLDIFSGGLPDLFTEGFAYDRFDMEGAIADNVFEIEHLYVNGKGLNIFAEGKVDLAEFDSDLTILIAPFKTVDFVLRNIPLIGRVFGGKDGAFISIPVGVRGPLSDPSVTILPPSAVGSGLLGFVERTLKLPFTIFSPLSPSGKEAGRK